A window from Toxoplasma gondii ME49 chromosome IX, whole genome shotgun sequence encodes these proteins:
- a CDS encoding cwf18 pre-mRNA splicing factor protein (encoded by transcript TGME49_279430) produces MTQRPLDYLDVGEHSQVILRFRNYVPRDVVLRRFCLPRPSVEELEKQIDREATDAINSSANEDVVAQIAPRRPNWDLKRDVEKKLAVLSRKTDMAIVDLIRMKIKNSGIEKAVPKVAPDGAEEVLSHQDREIAHSVVNAMRDLEQIEDEERD; encoded by the exons ATGACACAGAGACCACTGGACTACTTGGATGTTGGAGAGCACTCACAAGTGATCTTGAGGTTTCGTAATTACGTTCCTCGAGACGTCGTCCTCAGGCGATTTTGCCTTCCGCGGCCTTCCGTCGAAGAACTTGAGAAGCAGATtgacagagaagcaactgACGCTATCAATTCGTCCGCCAACGAG GATGTGGTGGCTCAGATAGCACCCCGTCGGCCGAACTGGGATCTGAAGCGGGACGTGGAGAAAAAGCTTGCAGTCCTTTCCCGAAAGACGGACATGGCGATCGTCGATTTGATTCGCATGAAGATCAAGAACAGCGGCATAGAAAAGGCTGTTCCAAAAGTTGCTCCCGATGGTGCGGAAGAAGTACTTTCTCACCAGGATCGGGAAATTGCCCACTCAGTAGTGAACGCTATGCGTGACTTAGAGCAAattgaagacgaagaacgtgACTGA
- a CDS encoding hypothetical protein (encoded by transcript TGME49_279420): MSMSSLQLASADARMGKEDRATTVPGPGISRLSLRQCVCSLLLSVCTLGIPIKSAILGVASFSGSDVSRFYVPHIGGVGARSVSLTEDEYLPEQINFPPAAEEARDGVFSQWRGVRRGVAVQRHEHFDGSAINSHEEDADVSLEQLMNDLGVGEDDVEERVSSWQGTSHSRSGADVTMNAFGFSELKSTKSSTAPSDSVKAAATRLNPSDSKYREQRVMDLLEQLETLTRQTPVAGEDDQFVDFSFEPDSVTTSDINESPSSVEGRRDVSQAYGDIRPKSATTLFRDTEAGISMTDVSGDDDSSARHGDKGDSSNEQAIEPPSANEAAESDSSHDSTDVADGPAEAGTEDPSGGSPHSPESEPGNAVAEESLTSMERNEKDTAAQPISTEPVAEQPDVETTYTETNTQTPKRDTDDEIRQQGRMEAHSSTQTVTSKAPADFSDMMLARLREASRGMASVLQIVEHGRLLDDDSLVTVAYHFPFETRESRRIAFIIVALPPGYTARAGRPLCESVDPDMPPLSCEVRLSHLPENALRETSEQNVFIQVSSADKSRSLPLGMHHFAVAVHTPRLPIAPNIPANWWFVTFRFTGGHAVTKHFENRVLIAREKCTWGSWRQETPCSSTCGEGVEVWSRTLFGGESEEACGGALLKKKCFRAECSVNCQLGPWETIVDCTKSCDADNRRGYQVSIRKVLMDKDGWGVDCKRLYPWNPEAREGWSGKLGAVVRLSVCDTKFRQACEPELGCRVEEVNTRTLSVSYPWGSCPFPCGGLGKITSIVQVANGIPRWLGEKDFPESFQVPCRADKEPLVKRVPCNTFDCEDCSVYLEHVKDTTSFRAWIFFLPSQDANTIRITAPRGINFDLNASASATDAKSGEDQTGHPRADGTGQKAILAENHAVGAGQAVHWKATHLLPQARMPTEEEISVSAAGRQKTQKSHAENQRSTSNPDTETGKRTPEGIRELYNENACATLPTSFGYISSCGVSPSTKYEGAQQATMHLSGFIAPRVDADFDRRIYPHLQPESAERHLKEGYVEENRRPEWMAVPVTLEQTTEMETSGNFYMWLSSTSSPRDPEVFKCHLKTKLAVPVKCRYDYSVVDPTDCADCHLGSPKKIMTFRQFVPAKHGGSCSIPLEQRFKNAVAVYAKCTKGCGHVQDMHSSPGAAEETSGTNVGTGKIKTEATPLSSRLKSVSRGTLKRILDRAANRLPTENGMYEAVRASSQVYRIDVNGIPAFEDVMKQMADTTSSEEMGELHTGRDYTGGSQEHTDDAAGSSAATDSSAEERPVRLEAESERSDTGSALVQEEGSSTTNSGENASDIEEESENGKIGY; the protein is encoded by the coding sequence ATGAGCATGTCTTCGCTTCAGCTCGCGTCTGCGGACGCTAGAATGGGGAAGGAGGATAGAGCCACAACGGTCCCAGGACCAGGAATCTCGCGTCTTTCCCTACGACAGTGCGTGtgcagtcttcttctttccgtaTGTACACTTGGGATCCCAATTAAGTCAGCCATTCTGGGCGTTGCATCGTTCTCAGGGAGTGATGTGAGTAGATTCTACGTACCCCACATAGGGGGGGTTGGAGCACGGTCAGTTTCTTTGACTGAAGACGAATACTTGCCAGAACAGATCAACTTCCCCCCAGCAGCTGAGGAGGCACGCGATGGAGTTTTTTCGCAATGGAGAGGTGTTCGTCGTGGGGTGGCTGTTCAACGGCATGAGCATTTTGATGGCTCTGCCATTAATTCacacgaagaggacgcagatgTCTCCTTGGAACAGCTCATGAATGACCTCGGGGTGGGTGAAGATGACGTAGAGGAGAGAGTATCAAGCTGGCAGGGGACGTCTCACAGTCGCTCAGGTGCCGATGTCACGATGAATGCGTTTGGTTTTTCGGAGCTGAAGTCAACTAAGTCATCAACCGCGCCTAGTGACTCCGTCAAGGCTGCAGCAACCAGATTGAATCCATCAGATTCGAAATATAGAGAGCAACGAGTGATGGATCTGCTCGAACAACTTGAGACTTTAACTCGACAAACGCCAGTTGCGGGGGAAGACGATCAGTTTGTCGACTTTTCGTTCGAGCCAGACTCGGTAACGACAAGTGACATTAAcgagtctccttcctcagtAGAAGGCAGGCGTGATGTGTCGCAGGCATATGGTGACATTCGTCCTAAATCAGCGACTACCCTCTTCCGCGACACCGAGGCAGGCATTTCAATGACGGATGTATCCGGCGACGACGATTCGTCGGCAAGACATGGTGATAAAGGCGACTCCTCGAATGAACAAGCCATTGAACCTCCAAGCGCCAACGAAGCAGCTGAATCTGATTCGTCACATGATTCAACAGATGTGGCAGACGGACCGGCGGAAGCTGGAACGGAAGATCCGTCTGGAGGCAGTCCACATTCACCTGAGTCTGAGCCAGGCAACGCCGTAGCCGAGGAATCGTTGACATCCATGGAGAGGAATGAGAAAGATACCGCTGCGCAGCCAATTTCAACAGAGCCAGTGGCTGAACAGCCGGACGTTGAAACTACATATACAGAGACGAACACGCAAACACCGAAGCGGGATACGGACGACGAGATACGCCAGCAGGGCCGTATGGAAGCCCATTCATCTACGCAAACTGTTACGTCGAAAGCACCCGCCGATTTTTCAGACATGATGTTGGCGAGATTACGGGAGGCATCTCGTGGCATGGCGAGTGTCCTGCAAATCGTCGAGCATGGCCGCTTACTAGATGACGATTCACTCGTGACGGTTGCATACCATTTCCCATTTGAAACTCGTGAGAGTCGAAGAATCGCGTTTATCATAGTTGCCTTACCTCCAGGCTACACCGCACGAGCTGGGCGACCGCTATGCGAATCAGTGGATCCGGACATGCCTCCCCTCTCCTGCGAAGTGCGGCTTTCACACCTGCCTGAGAATGCATTGCGTGAAACATCAGAACAGAACGTCTTTATTCAAGTGAGTAGCGCGGACAAAAGTCGCAGCCTTCCCCTCGGAATGCATCATTTCGCCGTTGCTGTCCACACTCCTAGGCTTCCAATCGCCCCCAATATACCTGCAAACTGGTGGTTTGTTACATTCCGCTTCACTGGCGGTCACGCTGTTACCAAACATTTTGAGAATCGTGTGCTAATAGCCCGCGAAAAGTGCACTTGGGGCAGCtggagacaggaaactcCATGCAGCTCCACGTGTGGAGAGGGAGTGGAGGTGTGGAGCCGTACACTGTTTGGGGGAGAAAGTGAGGAGGCCTGTGGTGGAGCGTTACTAAAGAAAAAATGTTTCAGAGCGGAGTGTAGTGTCAATTGCCAGCTGGGTCCATGGGAAACAATCGTTGATTGTACGAAGAGTTGTGACGCAGACAATCGTCGCGGCTATCAGGTGAGCATTCGTAAGGTTCTTATGGACAAGGATGGATGGGGTGTTGATTGTAAGCGCCTCTACCCCTGGAATCCTGAGGCTCGAGAAGGATGGTCGGGAAAACTCGGCGCCGTTGTTCGCCTCTCCGTATGTGATACAAAGTTCAGGCAGGCATGTGAACCGGAACTCGGATGCAGGGTTGAGGAAGTCAATACCAGAACCCTCTCGGTTTCCTATCCGTGGGGCTCTTGTCCTTTTCCCTGTGGAGGCCTCGGGAAGATCACAAGTATCGTTCAAGTGGCAAACGGGATACCCAGGTGGCTCGGCGAAAAGGATTTCCCCGAGTCTTTTCAGGTTCCTTGCAGAGCGGACAAAGAACCGCTCGTCAAGCGTGTCCCGTGCAACACGTTCGACTGTGAGGATTGCTCTGTATATCTGGAGCATGTGAAAGACACCACTTCATTTCGGGCCTGGATTTTCTTCCTGCCGTCGCAAGATGCAAACACCATCAGAATCACTGCTCCTCGAGGCATCAACTTTGACCTGAACGCTTCCGCGTCTGCTACAGATGCCAAGAGTGGTGAAGATCAAACGGGTCATCCAAGGGCAGATGGTACAGGGCAGAAGGCCATTCTTGCAGAAAATCATGCAGTAGGAGCCGGCCAGGCTGTGCACTGGAAGGCGACGCATCTCCTTCCTCAAGCGAGAATGccaacagaagaggagattTCGGTCAGTGCGGCAGGACGACAGAAGACCCAAAAGAGTCATGCTGAAAATCAGAGATCCACGAGCAATCCCGACACCGAAACGGGCAAAAGAACTCCAGAGGGCATTCGTGAGCTTTATAACGAAAACGCTTGTGCCACTCTTCCTACATCTTTTGGCTACATCTCCAGTTGTGGCGTATCGCCGTCAACAAAGTACGAGGGTGCTCAGCAAGCCACGATGCATCTGTCAGGGTTCATCGCACCCCGGGTGGACGCTGACTTCGACCGGCGCATATACCCTCATTTGCAGCCTGAGAGCGCCGAGCGCCATCTGAAGGAAGGGTACGTCGAGGAAAATCGGAGGCCCGAATGGATGGCGGTGCCTGTCACTCTAGAGCAAACGACAGAAATGGAAACTTCTGGAAACTTCTACATGTGGCTATCGAGTACTTCGAGTCCTCGTGATCCGGAAGTCTTCAAATGCCATCTGAAGACGAAGCTAGCTGTCCCAGTAAAATGCCGATATGACTATTCGGTTGTAGATCCCACGGATTGTGCCGACTGCCACCTAGGCAGCCCTAAAAAGATCATGACATTCCGGCAGTTTGTTCCAGCAAAGCATGGAGGAAGCTGCTCGATTCCTCTAGAGCAGCGATTCAAGAATGCCGTCGCTGTGTATGCAAAGTGCACAAAAGGCTGTGGACACGTACAAGACATGCATTCGTCCCCTGGTGCTGCTGAGGAGACCAGTGGAACGAACGTGGGCACAGGGAAAATCAAAACAGAAGCAACACCTCTATCATCTCGCCTGAAAAGCGTGTCGCGGGGAACTCTCAAACGAATACTTGACCGGGCAGCAAATCGACTACCCACTGAGAATGGTATGTATGAAGCTGTTCGTGCTTCGTCGCAAGTGTACCGCATCGATGTGAACGGGATCCCGGCTTTTGAAGACGTCATGAAGCAGATGGCCGACACCACATCAAGTGAAGAGATGGGAGAGCTTCACACAGGTCGTGACTATACAGGAGGTTCACAGGAGCATACGGACGACGCAGCGGGAAGCTCAGCAGCTACAGATAGTTCAGCAGAAGAACGACCCGTACGGCTAGAAGCAGAATCCGAACGCTCAGACACTGGAAGTGCTTTGGTTCAAGAGGAAGGTAGCAGCACAACCAATAGTGGTGAAAATGCGTCAGATATTGAAGAGGAATCGGAAAACGGGAAAATCGGCTATTAG